From a region of the Posidoniimonas corsicana genome:
- a CDS encoding tetratricopeptide repeat protein — protein sequence MRSGERRLTRTLNLKLLVSSCLVLMVLASVGFVLHRYRQEELASLLAQRADRLAEAGELSKANFYLQKYLTLSPNDLQARLKLIDIADRLAAQGAGRSYLIRLLAETIGLPDEGLEADRPRLRVMLAEQLFLNEQYHGALDQIDTLERQGPIGPDARRVKALATLGLIPARGSLLESTRQAKLGEVLPLLEEASDHAPGDATLALAVAQTYREYPSLAQNQEQSNRIADDRIDRMVARRAGESDAYVIRYRYRKRNDIDGAVDDLRAALEITPDHYESNLLLGGELLQQIERGDRSDADSVAEAKRLFRTAIESAPSSPGAYYLLARLHWHVGEQSDAIALLRDADRSIDRRSLEISFLLANYLLSEGQLDQASDLVASLREAIHAPGTGATTNGLALMNNRLRLLEARLSSGRGDVSTALTYYSTVANLSNEHQWEEDAAAVLNREASQEMAQLLVGLGRWDQVAQKLVEVANQLEAEIAPIAPNGNGKRQLVAPVTLEGEHRAARIQAAEAYLRAGQYADAVQQLEIIAEYTDSREKTLPREALETRLLAELSVQLDALPANRSWEEFEFLAARATAELPNSERVALALIQHSLAQAREGVRSGSDVRTEIQRLTEQFPSSPRVWWIAVNGYLGIGELLSAEEAVDRYLTIEPVEELRVSRRVAFLVGAGRVLEARNWVAARLVDADAEERPLLRRLEIRLLATEEQSDLALAKAKELAHASSDKESLKLAWGVAIDGQDWELAREIEQSLSKASEVTHDELDYYRAERMLASFDLLSSDQRDELHRIIGRVRSERPNWGQGAVMEARLAESRGDDEAAVQSYQLAVALGNRSTSTLERLTLHLFRNGRYEEAQEVIDRLRSTMGVLSRHTESLAINTALKQDRLSDAKNLALKSVAEHPDDPARKLWLHHVLMLNGESGEAEIVLAEAADEFPDSEILWKARLAHLARTNRRDEALELMESLPRSLQQDTLGRSLALASGYEVLGEFTRARTFYQQALEVSPRNEAARLRYANLLLKSDAVAAQEQFEEVLRLHPENAEARRKLAALLAATGEPSAWQRIDGLLAAAEDSSGHLDKRLRAILLSKRGKTTEERAEYCALARRILLEIVESSDYSGDDIDRLLLAGTYEQEGLLSDDPTYFELARSQLSYLRSRVDGNEKYAVLYLGFLLRSIDALKTMENAESVREAFIRDARSVLEDRGRSIAASDAAGPMDRLTLLGLRARLLKSEGKLDEAQSVIQDYASQELSNEGDKSIRARLVLGLGAIYSSIGAHAEAEPWYRELMKTAPGAELLVSKSLFQQGRSSDAVKLFLDGQESVLSPTRAATLASLLSVSNTDASAFEEAWPAVSGALEKHKDDVDLLISVAVLEVTRGNQQEAIRLFRRVLGSDPDNTLALNNLATLLGEREADRKEALRLISHAMRVSGRSPALLDTQGTIQLQSGRAEDAISSLEESVASVDVDPRYYFHLAAAYWRGGKPDKAMDALEEARRRGLDKTVLTTADRDLMRELEAGLGVARRTGKEAA from the coding sequence ATGCGTTCAGGCGAACGCCGGCTCACGAGGACGCTGAATCTCAAGTTGCTGGTGTCTTCATGCTTGGTGTTAATGGTTCTCGCATCTGTGGGCTTCGTTCTCCACCGCTACCGGCAGGAAGAACTCGCGTCTCTGCTGGCTCAGAGGGCTGACCGATTGGCAGAGGCAGGGGAGTTGTCGAAGGCCAACTTCTACCTGCAGAAGTATTTGACTCTCAGCCCGAATGACCTGCAGGCGCGACTCAAGTTAATCGATATCGCCGATCGACTAGCCGCACAGGGGGCAGGGCGTAGTTACCTCATTCGACTGTTGGCTGAAACGATTGGGCTTCCGGACGAAGGTCTGGAGGCTGACCGTCCCAGGCTAAGGGTAATGCTTGCCGAGCAATTGTTTCTCAACGAGCAGTATCACGGCGCTTTGGACCAAATCGACACTCTAGAGCGGCAAGGCCCCATAGGACCGGATGCAAGACGCGTAAAAGCCCTGGCAACGTTAGGACTAATTCCCGCGAGGGGAAGTCTGCTTGAGTCAACGCGCCAAGCGAAGCTTGGAGAAGTGCTCCCGCTTCTCGAAGAGGCCTCTGATCACGCTCCAGGCGACGCGACGCTCGCGCTTGCGGTTGCGCAAACCTACCGGGAGTACCCGTCCTTGGCCCAAAACCAAGAGCAATCGAATCGGATCGCTGACGATAGAATCGACCGAATGGTGGCGCGTCGCGCCGGGGAGTCCGACGCGTATGTAATTCGCTATCGGTATCGAAAGCGAAATGACATCGACGGCGCCGTTGACGATCTTAGAGCCGCACTTGAGATCACCCCAGATCACTACGAGTCAAACTTGCTCTTGGGGGGAGAGTTGTTACAGCAAATTGAAAGGGGCGATCGGAGCGACGCGGATTCAGTTGCCGAGGCAAAACGACTATTCCGCACTGCCATCGAGAGCGCTCCTTCATCTCCAGGCGCCTACTACCTGCTCGCTCGACTGCACTGGCATGTGGGAGAGCAAAGCGATGCTATTGCATTGCTCCGCGATGCAGATCGAAGCATCGACCGCCGCTCGCTTGAGATAAGTTTTCTTCTGGCCAACTATCTATTATCAGAAGGTCAACTAGATCAGGCTTCTGACCTCGTTGCTAGCCTTCGAGAAGCGATTCATGCACCCGGCACCGGTGCGACTACCAATGGCCTAGCCCTGATGAACAACCGGCTTCGGCTATTGGAAGCGAGGCTGAGTTCAGGTCGAGGTGACGTATCTACTGCCCTGACTTACTACAGTACGGTTGCGAATCTGTCCAACGAACATCAGTGGGAGGAAGACGCGGCGGCTGTCTTGAATCGAGAGGCCAGTCAAGAAATGGCGCAACTTCTGGTCGGCCTCGGGCGCTGGGATCAGGTCGCGCAGAAGCTCGTCGAAGTGGCAAATCAGCTCGAAGCAGAGATTGCGCCAATTGCTCCGAACGGCAACGGCAAACGTCAACTAGTCGCCCCTGTCACACTTGAGGGCGAGCACCGCGCCGCGCGCATTCAGGCAGCGGAAGCGTACCTACGAGCCGGCCAGTACGCAGACGCGGTTCAGCAGCTTGAGATTATAGCGGAGTACACCGATTCCCGCGAAAAGACCCTTCCTCGGGAAGCCTTAGAGACTCGGTTGCTCGCCGAACTGAGTGTTCAACTCGATGCACTGCCTGCCAACCGAAGCTGGGAGGAGTTTGAGTTTCTTGCCGCTCGCGCCACGGCGGAGCTCCCCAATAGTGAGCGTGTAGCTCTCGCGTTGATCCAGCACAGTCTTGCCCAAGCCCGTGAAGGTGTCCGCTCGGGAAGCGATGTCCGGACCGAGATCCAACGCTTGACTGAGCAGTTTCCTTCGAGCCCGAGAGTCTGGTGGATTGCAGTCAACGGCTACCTTGGGATCGGTGAGCTTCTCAGTGCTGAGGAGGCAGTTGACCGTTATCTCACGATAGAACCCGTGGAAGAACTACGCGTATCGCGTAGAGTCGCGTTTCTTGTGGGTGCCGGACGGGTTCTCGAAGCAAGAAACTGGGTCGCGGCTAGACTTGTAGATGCGGACGCAGAGGAGAGGCCATTGCTGCGTCGACTTGAGATTAGGCTCCTTGCTACCGAGGAACAAAGCGACCTCGCTCTCGCAAAGGCGAAGGAGCTCGCGCACGCATCGAGCGACAAGGAATCACTTAAGTTAGCTTGGGGAGTCGCGATTGATGGACAAGATTGGGAGCTTGCGAGGGAAATTGAGCAGAGTCTCTCCAAGGCATCCGAGGTCACTCATGATGAGTTAGATTACTATCGCGCAGAACGGATGCTGGCAAGCTTCGACTTGTTGTCGAGCGATCAGCGAGACGAACTGCATCGAATTATCGGCCGTGTACGTTCCGAACGCCCAAATTGGGGGCAAGGCGCTGTGATGGAAGCACGTCTGGCCGAATCTCGCGGAGATGACGAGGCTGCAGTACAGTCGTACCAGCTTGCCGTTGCCCTAGGGAATCGCAGCACGTCGACCCTCGAACGTCTGACCCTTCACCTGTTTCGGAACGGAAGGTACGAAGAGGCACAAGAAGTCATAGACCGACTTCGCTCGACAATGGGAGTTCTTTCCCGCCACACAGAGTCTCTAGCCATAAACACCGCGTTGAAGCAGGACAGACTCTCGGACGCGAAGAATCTTGCTCTCAAGTCGGTCGCGGAGCATCCCGATGACCCTGCCAGAAAACTGTGGCTTCACCACGTCTTAATGTTGAATGGGGAATCCGGCGAAGCTGAGATCGTACTTGCGGAGGCGGCGGACGAGTTCCCTGACTCCGAGATCCTATGGAAGGCGCGTCTCGCTCACCTTGCTCGAACCAATCGTCGCGACGAAGCACTGGAACTCATGGAGAGCCTGCCACGTTCACTTCAGCAAGACACGCTGGGGAGATCGCTGGCCCTCGCAAGCGGTTACGAGGTGCTAGGCGAATTCACCCGGGCTCGGACTTTTTACCAACAGGCGCTAGAGGTTAGTCCGAGGAATGAAGCGGCAAGACTGCGGTACGCGAATCTGCTTCTCAAGTCCGACGCCGTAGCAGCACAAGAGCAGTTCGAAGAAGTGCTCCGGCTGCATCCAGAAAACGCCGAAGCGAGACGCAAGCTAGCGGCATTGCTCGCCGCTACCGGTGAGCCCTCTGCCTGGCAGCGGATCGACGGTTTACTCGCGGCCGCAGAGGATTCGTCAGGCCATCTAGATAAGCGACTGCGGGCGATCCTGCTTTCGAAGCGTGGGAAGACAACGGAAGAGCGGGCGGAGTACTGTGCACTTGCAAGACGGATCTTGCTTGAGATCGTTGAGAGTAGCGATTATTCCGGTGACGATATCGACAGGCTCTTACTCGCAGGCACCTACGAACAAGAGGGTCTGCTAAGTGATGACCCAACATACTTTGAGCTGGCTCGTTCGCAACTGAGCTACTTGCGAAGCAGGGTTGATGGTAACGAGAAGTACGCGGTTCTCTATCTTGGCTTCCTCCTTCGGTCGATCGATGCTCTCAAGACGATGGAGAATGCCGAGTCGGTGCGCGAGGCATTCATCCGTGACGCCCGGAGCGTACTAGAGGATCGAGGAAGGAGTATTGCGGCGTCTGACGCCGCTGGTCCGATGGATCGACTGACGCTCTTGGGGTTAAGGGCAAGGCTACTGAAGTCGGAGGGCAAGCTCGATGAGGCGCAGTCGGTCATTCAAGACTACGCAAGCCAAGAGCTCAGCAACGAGGGGGATAAGAGCATTCGGGCTAGACTTGTGTTAGGACTGGGGGCGATTTACTCGTCGATCGGTGCACACGCAGAAGCCGAACCTTGGTACCGGGAACTCATGAAGACTGCGCCAGGCGCCGAGCTATTAGTCTCAAAGTCTTTGTTCCAGCAGGGGCGTTCCTCTGACGCTGTCAAGCTCTTTCTTGATGGGCAGGAAAGTGTGCTGTCCCCAACCAGAGCAGCGACATTGGCAAGCCTCCTCAGTGTTTCCAACACTGACGCCAGTGCCTTTGAAGAAGCTTGGCCAGCAGTGTCTGGTGCGCTCGAAAAGCACAAGGACGACGTTGATCTATTGATTTCGGTTGCTGTGCTGGAAGTAACTCGAGGTAATCAGCAGGAGGCAATTCGATTGTTCAGACGTGTATTAGGTAGTGACCCAGACAATACGCTCGCACTCAACAACCTGGCGACTCTCCTGGGGGAGAGGGAAGCAGATAGGAAGGAGGCACTTAGGCTCATCAGCCACGCCATGCGAGTATCCGGACGCAGCCCTGCTCTGTTGGACACTCAGGGCACAATTCAGCTTCAGAGCGGCAGAGCAGAAGATGCCATTTCGTCGCTCGAAGAATCCGTCGCGTCAGTTGATGTCGATCCTCGGTATTACTTCCACCTCGCAGCAGCTTATTGGAGAGGCGGGAAGCCGGATAAGGCAATGGATGCACTTGAAGAGGCTCGTAGACGCGGGCTCGACAAGACGGTGCTCACTACGGCGGACCGAGATCTTATGCGAGAACTCGAGGCTGGTCTGGGCGTAGCCCGCCGAACGGGAAAGGAGGCCGCATGA
- a CDS encoding polysaccharide biosynthesis tyrosine autokinase: MSKHEHPTEPNFMLQRVDQSGSPQPIATQSNSRHWSAPQNAPQQFTPKFLVWVFLRHWKLVVPSGLVLAAAAVSALLWTYQPDYLATGLVRIEDTQPYIAFEKASVGSANSAFVRTQIELMRSPLVIREVLSEASVGKAEHLVAKPDKLKHIKENLSIRQIGGSELYDVSYTSPSAQESQDIVAAVIKKYFVLQSDEQYKQVQRVVDLLEKERVRRKLEVDRLQQYVVELSKEVTGKDPFGHNTLMDVDKAISPLASLHSQLTDVEVRIEILHAEIQSLEESEVTIAPHADRAGAIDLEVNMAPEVVQRERALTGIADQMRHYQRVSKRYEQNANYKALAEQYQRFKDELAGYKANLRRKLLLSTRSERPFGGSTVVDEKRKELAALQIQQRSLKTRFQAELKSVQDSGGKGAELEFAKAELAREEKVFEMIAARKLALQTETNAPARVRVMGPIVASPTPVESAPWKKIFLACGVGMLAPFGLVLLREVTLRRVADAEQLYEDTRLRVLGEISVFPSRRVAANPRRLPRRIQKEMYSFAESIDSLRMSLTFCAPSERNRVIALTSAVSGEGKTSVSVALAMSFANATGAKTLLVDGDMRDPSINDLVDAEPGPGLYEVLSSRCSISDAIRPAKGTDNLYVLRAGDCDDSPHRVAQPARIAALVSRLRNEFSTVVIDTPPVLGASEALSFCRSADMTAMCTLRGKSRGRQIRLALDQLESAGASVSGSILSGVPSYSYSYAYGYGFRNPTEHSGGIEVSR, encoded by the coding sequence ATGAGCAAGCACGAGCATCCTACTGAGCCCAATTTTATGCTCCAGCGAGTTGACCAGTCTGGATCACCTCAGCCCATAGCGACGCAATCGAACTCTCGCCACTGGTCCGCTCCCCAGAATGCGCCTCAGCAGTTTACGCCAAAGTTCCTCGTCTGGGTCTTCCTCAGGCATTGGAAGTTGGTTGTCCCTTCTGGGCTCGTCTTGGCCGCGGCGGCAGTCTCTGCGCTTCTCTGGACGTACCAGCCCGATTACCTCGCGACTGGTTTGGTGCGCATCGAAGACACCCAGCCTTACATTGCTTTCGAAAAGGCGTCTGTTGGCAGCGCCAACTCTGCGTTTGTTCGCACCCAGATTGAGCTTATGCGGAGCCCGCTTGTGATCCGGGAAGTCTTGTCAGAGGCGAGCGTGGGCAAGGCGGAGCATCTTGTAGCGAAGCCCGACAAGCTCAAGCATATCAAGGAGAATCTCTCCATAAGACAGATCGGCGGCTCGGAGCTTTACGACGTTTCTTACACTTCACCATCTGCGCAGGAGTCGCAGGATATCGTCGCCGCCGTCATCAAGAAGTACTTCGTGTTGCAATCAGATGAGCAGTATAAGCAAGTGCAAAGGGTCGTCGACTTGTTGGAGAAGGAGCGTGTTCGACGGAAGTTGGAGGTCGATCGCTTGCAGCAGTATGTGGTTGAGCTGTCGAAAGAAGTGACCGGCAAAGACCCCTTCGGGCACAATACGCTTATGGACGTGGATAAGGCGATCAGCCCACTCGCTTCGCTCCATAGCCAACTGACTGACGTCGAGGTGCGGATCGAGATACTCCATGCCGAGATTCAGTCGCTTGAGGAATCGGAGGTTACAATTGCACCCCACGCTGACCGCGCAGGCGCGATTGACTTGGAGGTGAATATGGCGCCAGAAGTTGTGCAGCGCGAACGCGCCCTTACTGGGATTGCGGATCAGATGCGACACTACCAGCGGGTTTCTAAACGCTATGAGCAGAATGCCAACTACAAAGCGCTTGCCGAGCAGTATCAGCGATTCAAGGATGAGTTGGCGGGTTACAAGGCGAACTTGCGTCGAAAACTACTGCTCTCAACGAGGTCAGAACGCCCCTTCGGTGGTTCGACGGTGGTCGATGAGAAGCGCAAAGAGTTGGCAGCGCTTCAGATTCAGCAGCGATCTCTAAAGACTCGATTCCAGGCAGAGCTAAAGAGTGTGCAGGATAGCGGCGGCAAGGGCGCCGAATTAGAGTTCGCAAAAGCGGAGCTTGCTAGGGAAGAGAAGGTCTTCGAAATGATCGCGGCTCGCAAGCTAGCTTTGCAGACGGAGACGAATGCTCCCGCGCGGGTGCGAGTTATGGGGCCGATTGTTGCGTCTCCCACACCTGTTGAGTCCGCCCCTTGGAAGAAGATTTTCCTGGCCTGTGGCGTCGGCATGCTGGCGCCTTTTGGGCTCGTCCTCCTTCGAGAGGTTACACTTCGACGCGTCGCGGACGCCGAGCAACTGTACGAGGACACCAGGCTCCGGGTTCTGGGCGAGATTTCGGTGTTTCCCTCTCGCCGAGTTGCCGCCAACCCTCGGCGTCTTCCAAGGAGAATTCAGAAAGAGATGTACTCATTTGCCGAGTCGATTGACTCATTGCGCATGAGCCTAACTTTTTGCGCCCCTTCGGAACGGAACAGGGTTATCGCCCTTACTAGCGCCGTCTCTGGAGAAGGCAAGACCAGCGTTTCGGTGGCTTTGGCCATGAGTTTTGCCAATGCTACCGGTGCTAAGACTCTGCTAGTAGATGGCGACATGCGAGATCCGAGTATTAACGACCTTGTCGATGCAGAGCCGGGACCAGGTCTATACGAGGTTCTCTCCTCGAGATGTAGTATCTCGGACGCTATAAGGCCCGCGAAAGGGACTGATAATCTCTACGTCCTGCGGGCGGGTGATTGTGACGATTCCCCGCATCGAGTTGCTCAGCCCGCGCGGATCGCTGCGTTGGTCTCTCGACTAAGAAACGAGTTCAGCACTGTCGTGATCGATACTCCACCAGTGCTAGGCGCGAGCGAGGCACTCTCATTTTGTCGTTCTGCGGACATGACGGCAATGTGCACTTTGCGTGGGAAGAGCCGTGGACGCCAGATCAGACTTGCCCTAGATCAGCTCGAATCGGCTGGCGCGTCTGTGTCCGGTTCTATTCTAAGTGGGGTGCCGAGCTACAGCTACTCCTATGCCTACGGCTACGGCTTTCGGAATCCAACTGAGCATTCGGGCGGAATCGAGGTGAGTCGCTAA
- a CDS encoding exosortase/archaeosortase family protein — MKPTDLESRVSSLSLAVSSTLFALLAAALVWAYWPGLAEIVAAWNRDPDYSHGYIVMPIALYFLWSRREQLQVERLAPSWGGVVLLSLVAVVRYYSGKFYLGPVDAWSIPLALGGIVLLCFGRQCFRWCLPSVAFLYFMIPLPYSAETWLSVPLQRIATGLSTEMLQLIGIPALAEGNVIWIGERPLMVAEACSGLRILVGIFALAFAFVLFSGWAWWQKVAVVLAAVPVAILANSLRIVVTALLQEMVSGEVAHRFSHDLAGFVMIPLAGFLFWAVLAYLDRLFPVHEVMTSAAVVKASRKGR; from the coding sequence ATGAAGCCCACCGATCTTGAAAGCAGAGTTTCTAGTCTGTCGTTAGCAGTTTCGTCGACGCTTTTCGCTTTGCTTGCCGCCGCCCTCGTTTGGGCCTACTGGCCTGGCCTGGCTGAGATTGTAGCTGCCTGGAATCGAGACCCAGACTACTCGCATGGTTACATCGTAATGCCCATTGCGTTGTATTTCTTGTGGTCCCGGCGCGAGCAACTGCAGGTTGAGCGACTGGCGCCAAGTTGGGGTGGGGTCGTGCTGCTCTCGCTGGTCGCCGTGGTGCGCTATTACTCCGGCAAGTTTTACCTGGGCCCCGTTGACGCCTGGTCGATTCCATTGGCGCTAGGTGGAATCGTATTGCTTTGTTTTGGGCGCCAATGCTTCAGGTGGTGTTTGCCGAGCGTTGCATTCTTATACTTTATGATACCTCTGCCCTATTCCGCGGAAACATGGCTGAGCGTTCCGTTGCAGAGGATCGCGACTGGGCTGAGCACCGAGATGCTGCAATTGATTGGGATACCGGCGCTTGCGGAGGGCAACGTGATCTGGATAGGCGAGCGACCGCTCATGGTCGCAGAGGCCTGCTCTGGGCTTCGTATTTTGGTGGGGATCTTCGCTCTGGCCTTCGCATTCGTCTTGTTTTCTGGTTGGGCATGGTGGCAGAAGGTGGCTGTGGTGCTTGCTGCGGTGCCAGTTGCCATTTTGGCAAACTCACTCCGGATCGTAGTGACCGCCTTGCTGCAGGAGATGGTATCCGGCGAAGTGGCTCACCGGTTCAGCCATGACTTAGCAGGGTTTGTCATGATTCCCTTGGCCGGATTCCTTTTTTGGGCCGTTCTAGCCTATCTGGATCGATTGTTCCCGGTTCATGAAGTGATGACTTCAGCTGCGGTGGTGAAAGCCTCTCGTAAAGGAAGGTAG
- the nusG gene encoding transcription termination/antitermination protein NusG has translation MAELGDLPNVAPAADCAGAGLSTSRLPYLFPHDLLASAPPESASEPAGEGSARWWLVYTRSRQEKALSRDLFGLGVPHYLPVHNREVVTRGRSRVVEEPLFSGYLFIFADPDLKTAALTTNRISTACPVGDGDRLRSDLLRLASAIAAGARLSLEAKLEPGDWVRVKSGIHEGLEGVVIRRKKQARLLLAVNFLKQGASLEVHESLLEKVAPPDRSARSSVEILRRCGR, from the coding sequence ATGGCTGAATTGGGTGACCTACCGAACGTCGCTCCAGCGGCGGATTGCGCCGGTGCTGGCTTGTCGACATCCCGATTGCCCTACTTGTTTCCGCACGACCTTCTAGCCTCAGCACCGCCGGAGTCGGCTAGCGAGCCTGCAGGCGAAGGGAGTGCGCGGTGGTGGCTTGTGTACACGAGGAGCCGTCAAGAGAAGGCCTTGTCGCGTGACCTCTTCGGTCTAGGAGTGCCGCACTACCTGCCGGTTCACAATCGCGAGGTCGTTACACGCGGGCGGTCCCGTGTCGTCGAGGAGCCGCTTTTCTCGGGATATCTCTTTATCTTTGCGGACCCTGATCTAAAGACTGCCGCGCTTACAACAAATCGGATCAGTACCGCTTGCCCCGTGGGCGACGGAGATCGCTTGCGCAGTGACTTGCTGCGGCTAGCCAGTGCTATCGCGGCCGGTGCGAGGCTATCTCTAGAGGCGAAGCTTGAGCCAGGAGACTGGGTCAGGGTGAAGAGCGGCATTCACGAGGGGCTAGAGGGTGTCGTGATCCGTCGCAAGAAACAGGCGAGGCTATTGCTGGCCGTCAATTTCCTGAAACAGGGCGCGTCGTTGGAGGTTCACGAGAGCCTCTTGGAGAAGGTTGCCCCGCCCGATCGGAGTGCTCGTTCGTCCGTCGAAATCTTGAGGAGGTGTGGCCGCTGA
- a CDS encoding DDE-type integrase/transposase/recombinase → MKWLSIVDEHTHEFLALNCARSITSDDAVDSLAELFAMPDVPKRIRSDNRLEFTAKAIQRWLMQMEVGVLYIEPGSPSQNCYAEGFHSRLHDEFLTIEEFGIVA, encoded by the coding sequence CTGAAGTGGCTATCGATCGTCGATGAGCACACGCACGAGTTCCTGGCGCTTAATTGCGCCCGGAGCATCACGAGCGATGACGCAGTCGACTCGCTGGCAGAGTTGTTCGCGATGCCGGACGTGCCCAAACGCATCCGCTCTGACAACAGGTTGGAGTTCACCGCTAAAGCGATCCAGCGATGGCTTATGCAGATGGAAGTTGGCGTGCTGTACATCGAGCCGGGCAGCCCGTCGCAGAACTGCTACGCCGAGGGCTTCCACAGCCGCTTGCATGATGAGTTCCTGACAATCGAAGAGTTCGGGATCGTGGCGTAG
- a CDS encoding integrase core domain-containing protein, producing the protein MLTAAWRDDYDHERPHGSLGYRTPDVFARAAPTPLRSLIWPRLNKPLR; encoded by the coding sequence ATGCTCACGGCCGCATGGCGGGACGACTACGACCACGAACGCCCGCACGGCTCACTTGGGTATCGGACTCCCGACGTGTTCGCGCGTGCAGCCCCCACTCCGCTCCGGAGCTTGATTTGGCCACGCCTCAACAAGCCACTCCGCTAA
- a CDS encoding ThiF family adenylyltransferase has protein sequence MWNYQRAFERNIGLIDEEEQLRLRNSRVAIAGMGGVGGVHLMTLARLGIGRFTIADPDVFTVANFNRQYGATVPNLGRNKAEAMAEAALGVNPELDIRVMPSKVGPQNIDEFLSDADLYVDGLDFFATDARRLVFGQAARQGVWSITAGPIGFSTAWITFDPKGMSFDDYFDMRDDMDELDRLVAFVIGLTPRATHLPYTDLSKASIAEQRGPSASLACRLASGVLAAEAIAVLLRPHETKPAPHFFQFDAYRRKLSRGRLAFGNRGVLQRIKRAVLKRRILGGFADDPGAV, from the coding sequence GTGTGGAACTACCAGCGAGCTTTCGAACGCAACATTGGGCTGATCGATGAAGAAGAGCAGCTAAGGCTGCGGAATAGCCGGGTCGCAATCGCCGGAATGGGTGGGGTAGGGGGCGTGCACCTTATGACCCTAGCGCGTCTAGGGATCGGACGCTTCACCATTGCGGACCCAGATGTGTTCACGGTCGCCAATTTCAACCGGCAGTACGGCGCCACCGTGCCCAACCTGGGACGCAACAAGGCCGAGGCCATGGCCGAAGCGGCCCTGGGCGTCAATCCGGAGTTGGACATCCGGGTGATGCCCTCGAAGGTGGGACCGCAGAACATAGACGAATTTCTCTCGGACGCTGATCTCTACGTCGACGGTCTTGATTTCTTCGCAACCGACGCCCGGCGCTTAGTGTTCGGGCAAGCGGCGCGCCAGGGTGTCTGGTCGATCACGGCCGGCCCCATCGGGTTCAGCACCGCTTGGATCACGTTTGATCCCAAGGGAATGAGCTTCGACGATTATTTTGACATGCGGGACGACATGGACGAACTGGACCGGCTGGTGGCGTTTGTCATCGGCCTGACCCCGCGCGCCACCCATCTGCCGTACACCGATCTTTCCAAGGCAAGCATCGCAGAACAGCGAGGGCCATCCGCTTCGCTCGCGTGTCGACTTGCGAGCGGCGTGCTCGCCGCCGAGGCGATTGCAGTGTTACTAAGGCCGCATGAAACCAAGCCCGCGCCGCATTTCTTTCAGTTCGACGCCTACCGAAGGAAGTTGAGCCGAGGCCGTCTCGCGTTCGGGAACCGCGGCGTTCTTCAGAGGATCAAACGTGCTGTCCTGAAGCGGCGCATTCTTGGAGGGTTTGCCGATGATCCAGGAGCCGTTTAG
- a CDS encoding N-acyl amino acid synthase FeeM domain-containing protein, translating to MANLRASLGLAYDAYRKGGLTTPNSSRMRITPYHLLPTTEVFLGVDESGPVCTLSMVHDGKLGLPMENTFSGEIAELRKAGFRCAEGSCLAYRLGGSETSFATVAKLMSFAIQCAAHREFDYILLAVHPRHAPFYCRFYGAEYLADGAQPHEAVHGSPAVALKFNLKQLPPAGSRSYKRIFAVRHSATELKYRPLRPAVLAELERLYVQDNARETVPFTEGRERSVEANRFDRRENRIAV from the coding sequence ATGGCCAATTTGAGGGCCTCCCTAGGCCTTGCCTACGACGCGTACCGCAAGGGTGGTCTGACGACCCCCAACTCCAGTAGGATGCGGATCACCCCATACCATTTGCTGCCAACCACCGAGGTATTCCTCGGCGTCGATGAGAGTGGGCCGGTATGCACACTGTCGATGGTTCACGACGGCAAACTTGGGCTACCGATGGAGAACACGTTCTCGGGTGAGATTGCGGAGTTGCGAAAAGCAGGTTTCCGATGTGCAGAGGGGTCGTGCCTTGCCTACCGGCTTGGCGGTTCGGAGACGAGCTTCGCAACGGTTGCGAAGCTGATGAGTTTTGCAATCCAGTGTGCTGCTCACCGAGAATTCGACTACATCCTCCTGGCGGTCCACCCTCGGCACGCACCGTTCTACTGCCGCTTCTATGGCGCGGAGTACTTGGCGGACGGCGCGCAGCCCCACGAAGCGGTGCATGGCAGCCCGGCGGTCGCGCTGAAGTTCAATCTCAAGCAACTGCCGCCAGCCGGTTCGCGGTCATACAAGCGGATTTTTGCGGTCCGCCACTCCGCGACGGAATTGAAGTACCGCCCGCTGCGGCCGGCAGTCTTGGCGGAACTCGAACGGCTGTACGTCCAAGACAATGCACGTGAAACCGTGCCCTTTACGGAAGGCCGTGAACGAAGTGTCGAGGCTAACCGCTTCGACCGCCGTGAAAACCGCATCGCGGTTTAG